In the genome of Pichia kudriavzevii chromosome 4, complete sequence, one region contains:
- a CDS encoding uncharacterized protein (PKUD0D05050; similar to Saccharomyces cerevisiae YOR303W (CPA1); ancestral locus Anc_8.776) — protein sequence MLAYNILKNSAIKQVRFASSSKSLSSAQLVIKNGPTFSGLSFGAPKTVSGEAVFTTSLVGYPESMTDPSYRGQIICFTQPLIGNYGVPSGTKRDEFSLLKYFESPHIQCSGIVVSDVALEYSHWTAVESLSEWCQREGVAAITGVDTRELVSYLREQGSSLARLQVDGDKSSDFYDPGQVNMVAKVTTKQPYHIPVANAKHHVLVVDCGAKENILRCLVSRGADITVVPYNYPIQKVADKFDGIFISNGPGDPVYCFETVENLKQVIKGNPDLPLMGICMGHQLLSLAAGAKTLKLKYGNRAHNIPTLDLTTGKCHITSQNHGYAVDASTLPSDYQEYFINLNDQSNEGMMHKERPIFSVQFHPEAKGGPLDSSFLFDRYFQLLDQYKVSNKAKNLGDLSPEKLPGARVW from the coding sequence ATGTTAGCATACaatatcttgaaaaatagtGCCATTAAGCAAGTCAGGTTTGCCTCATCATCCAAATCTCTAAGCTCAGCACAATTGGTTATTAAGAATGGTCCAACTTTTAGCGGTCTTTCCTTTGGTGCTCCAAAGACTGTTTCCGGAGAAGCCGTCTTTACAACATCGTTGGTAGGATACCCAGAATCAATGACTGACCCATCTTACCGTGGTCAGATCATCTGTTTCACCCAACCATTGATTGGAAACTATGGCGTTCCATCCGGTACAAAACGTGATGAGTTTTCGCTACTCAAATACTTTGAATCTCCACATATTCAGTGCTCAGGTATAGTTGTCTCCGATGTTGCACTGGAATATTCTCATTGGACTGCTGTAGAGTCTCTTAGTGAATGGTGCCAAAGAGAAGGCGTTGCTGCAATTACCGGTGTCGATACCAGAGAGCTGGTCTCTTATTTGAGAGAACAAGGCTCAAGTTTGGCAAGGCTACAGGTTGACGGTGACAAGTCCAGTGATTTTTATGATCCTGGTCAGGTCAATATGGTCGCCAAGGTGACTACTAAACAACCTTATCACATCCCCGTTGCCAATGCAAAACACCACGTCTTAGTCGTTGATTGTGGtgcaaaggaaaacattTTAAGGTGTCTTGTTTCCAGAGGTGCTGATATTACTGTAGTTCCTTACAATTACCCAATACAAAAAGTCGCTGATAAATTCGATGGTATCTTTATCTCTAATGGACCAGGAGATCCAGTATATTGCTTCGAAACCGTTGAGAACCTGAAACAGGTCATCAAGGGAAACCCTGATTTACCTTTGATGGGCATCTGTATGGGCCATCAATTACTTTCATTAGCTGCTGGCgcaaaaacattgaagttgaagtaCGGTAATAGGGCTCACAACATTCCAACTCTCGATTTAACTACTGGCAAATGTCATATAACGTCACAAAATCATGGTTACGCAGTCGACGCATCTACTTTACCTTCGGACTATCAAGAATACTTCATCAACTTAAACGACCAATCCAATGAAGGCATGATGCACAAGGAAAGGCCTATTTTCTCCGTCCAATTCCACCCAGAAGCCAAAGGTGGTCCATTGGATTCAtctttcttgtttgatAGATATTTCCAACTGCTGGATCAATACAAAGTTTCAAACAAGGCTAAAAATTTAGGTGATTTATCCCCAGAAAAACTACCTGGTGCTAGAGTCTGGTAA
- a CDS encoding uncharacterized protein (PKUD0D05060; similar to Saccharomyces cerevisiae YBR094W (PBY1); ancestral locus Anc_3.335) gives MRVLLTNDDGGPNDLASPYIKYLVTAILKYTDWDLTICVPFSQKSWIGKAHFAGKDVTVKYIYTSISKPEDNSYHGPFPCSQPKLKDDADLKEWLLVDNGTPATCTDIGVNHMCGGRDNVDLVISGPNVGRNSSALYALSSGTVGGAMEGCHQGKRAIALSYSYEIDPNVPAEWLTEASLISVKIVQQLWDNWNEKSRVQIYTVNVPLNENVKLGKTKIYHVPMLENKWGESLFHKSDEVETNKHVDIVDGSVADGIVFKWRPNFDIVHKAIDKSTEKTDGKVIQQGHASITALRANFLHIDEENKGEMILQADSQAKKRIANVKIVITYSEDSYIYKSLVKAIQNYFPDVNILHEIPPEGGYYVFHYGDYEELDHERLMSDRRYIANAFIYRKSLIRKHYLSNTIAMYQAKHPESILNTAFPESFNFELTYAEFLDDVLDEVYDLRCVLVENEEKMNKTFILKPAMTDKGQGIRLFKTIDQLQTIFDSFDEDDTDDEGDETNQGMIISQLRHFVVQEYLSNPLLIPAYGNRKFHIRTYVLAKGQLQVYVYDRMLMLFSAEKYIDPNQANDNVDDDGIVGMSGHLTNTCLQDDTDEKVVEELGKSLLPADMKSNIIDQIHEIVGDLFRAGVNIDRMNFQPLPNAFEAYGLDFLVSADLNKQTGVTLLEVNAYPDFRQTGNDLKNLIDEFFCGVISKAVLPLIGNEEEESENMSKVLDISI, from the exons ATGAGAGTCTTGTTAACAAACGATGACGGTGGACCAAATGACCTAGCGTCTCCATACATTAAATATCTGGTAACCGCAATTTTGAAGTATACTGACTGGGATTTGACAATCTGTGTGcctttttctcaaaagtCCTGGATCGGTAAAGCCCATTTTGCTGGTAAAGACGTTACTGTTAAATACATCTACACTTCAATTTCCAAGCCAGAAGACAACTCTTATCATGGACCATTTCCATGCTCACAACCAAAATTAAAGGATGACGCAGATCTGAAGGAATGGCTCCTAGTTGATAATGGGACTCCAGCAACGTGCACTGATATCGGTGTTAACCACATGTGTGGCGGTAGAGACAATGTTGATTTGGTTATCAGTGGACCGAATGTTGGTCGAAATTCTTCTGCGCTCTACGCACTTTCCAGTGGTACTGTTGGTGGTGCCATGGAGGGATGCCATCAGGGTAAACGCGCCATTGCATTGTCTTATTCTTACGAAATTGATCCTAATGTTCCTGCAGAATGGCTGACGGAAGCTAGCTTGATAAGTGTAAAGATAGTCCAGCAGCTTTGGGATAACTGGAATGAAAAAAGTAGAGTCCAGATTTACACAGTTAATGTTCCGTTAAACGAAAATGTAAAACTtggtaaaacaaaaatttatcACGTCCCAATGCTGGAAAATAAATGGGGTGAAAGTTTATTCCATAAATCAGATGAAGTGGAGACCAATAAACACGTGGACATTGTTGATGGAAGTGTGGCTGATGGAATTGTTTTTAAATGGCGCCcaaattttgatattgttcaCAAAGCAATAGACAAAAGTACAGAGAAAACAGATGGTAAGGTCATTCAACAAGGCCATGCAAGTATAACTGCTCTCAGAGCAAACTTTTTGcatattgatgaagaaaacaaaggtGAAATGATTCTCCAAGCGGATTC tCAAGCCAAAAAAAGGATCGCAAATGTTAAAATTGTGATAACTTATTCCGAAGATTCTTATATATACAAATCACTGGTAAAAGCAATACAAAATTATTTCCCTGATGTCAACATCTTACATGAAATCCCCCCTGAAGGTGGTTACTATGTCTTTCATTATGGTGATTATGAAGAATTAGATCACGAGAGATTGATGTCTGATAGAAGGTACATTGCTAATGCATTCATCTACAGGAAATCTCTGATTAGAAAGCACTATCTCTCGAATACTATTGCAATGTATCAAGCGAAACATCCCGAATCAATATTGAATACAGCGTTTCCGGAAAGTTTTAACTTTGAGCTAACATATGCCGAGTTTTTAGATGATGTTTTAGATGAAGTTTATGACTTACGTTGTGTGTTAGtggaaaatgaagagaaaatgaataaaACATTTATTTTAAAACCTGCAATGACGGATAAAGGTCAAGGTATTCGTCTTTTCAAGACAATTGATCAATTGCAGACTATTTTTGACTCCTTCGATGAGGATGACactgatgatgaaggtgACGAAACGAACCAAGGAATGATTATTTCTCAGTTGAGGCATTTTGTTGTCCAAGAGTATCTCTCCAATCCTTTATTAATTCCGGCTTATGGCAATAGGAAATTCCATATTAGAACGTACGTTCTTGCTAAGGGTCAGCTGCAAGTTTATGTTTATGATAGGATGTTAATGTTGTTCAGCGCTGAGAAGTATATTGATCCAAATCAAGCCAATGATAAcgttgatgatgatggaaTTGTAGGAATGTCAGGCCATTTAACAAACACCTGTTTACAAGATGATACCGACGAAAAGGTAGTTGAAGAGCTAGGCAAATCTTTACTCCCCGCTGATATGAAATCCAATATTATTGATCAAATAcatgaaattgttggagATTTATTTAGAGCTGGTGTTAACATCGATAGAATGAATTTTCAGCCTTTACCGAATGCCTTTGAAGCATATGGACTCGATTTTCTAGTCTCAGCAGATTTGAACAAGCAGACTGGTGTTACCCTTTTAGAAGTTAATGCTTATCCTGACTTTAGACAGACAGGGAACGACCTTAAGAACCTGATTGATGAGTTCTTTTGTGGTGTTATTTCCAAAGCCGTGTTGCCACTCATCGGcaacgaagaagaagaaagtgaaAACATGTCAAAAGTTCTTGACATTTCcatttga
- a CDS encoding uncharacterized protein (PKUD0D05070; similar to Saccharomyces cerevisiae YBR095C (RXT2); ancestral locus Anc_3.336), with translation MALNETETVSLREDILRLKDKLARDQSARHCSGQTTDQARVIKGTEVEPNLSDSVDGVHRMSIVSNRFNYDLKRIQLYNEDTGEYEPSLVYINNSLSSHLHDRIQQEVDEEFGSENGDYDHMVENSDNNEDHEFNDVLKEIRLDQILRPISKPSDVVENKAIKRIFQEPFLERLSNETIKIIEREQELDNMLNKTMDIFLHDDADHYAADNLGLPDYNHFLDLDANPPNGQTHQELPHGDPFFQLAKYDSDPGFEGIEKDEIEETRQLLQIALQRNEEYVRSLSEIRLGFLRANNYKEEVFKWCKEMYDNEKKENST, from the coding sequence ATGGCGCTAAATGAGACGGAGACAGTTTCTTTAAGGGAAGACATCCTGCGTTTGAAAGATAAACTTGCGAGGGACCAGAGTGCCAGACATTGCAGTGGACAAACTACAGATCAGGCTAGAGTCATCAAAGGGACAGAGGTAGAGCCAAATTTGAGTGATTCTGTTGATGGAGTCCATCGGATGAGTATTGTGTCCAATAGGTTCAACTatgatttgaaaaggaTCCAACTCTATAACGAAGACACCGGTGAGTACGAACCAAGCCTAGTGTACATCAATAACAGCTTAAGTTCCCATTTGCATGACAGAATTCAGCAGGAGGTAGATGAGGAATTTGGATCAGAAAACGGCGACTACGACCACATGGTGGAAAATTCAGACAATAATGAAGATCATGAATTTAATGATGTGCTCAAGGAGATAAGGCTGGATCAAATCCTAAGACCGATTTCAAAGCCATCAGATGTGGTGGAGAATAAGGCAATTAAGAGGATTTTCCAAGAGCCCTTCTTGGAGAGACTATCCAACGAAACCATCAAAATAATCGAAAGAGAGCAAGAGCTTGACAATATGCTCAACAAAACCatggatatttttctaCATGACGACGCAGACCATTATGCTGCAGATAATCTAGGACTTCCTGATTATAACCACTTTTTGGACCTTGATGCAAACCCGCCAAATGGACAAACTCATCAAGAATTACCACATGGTGATCCATTTTTTCAGCTTGCAAAATACGATTCAGACCCTGGATTTGAGGGAAtagaaaaagatgaaattgaagagacCAGACAGCTTCTCCAGATTGCATTACAAAGGAATGAAGAATATGTGAGGTCTTTATCTGAGATTCGCTTGGGATTCTTACGGGCAAATAACTACAAGGaagaagttttcaaatggtgTAAAGAAATGTATGAtaatgagaaaaaagaaaactcAACTTGA
- a CDS encoding uncharacterized protein (PKUD0D05080; similar to Saccharomyces cerevisiae YMR027W; ancestral locus Anc_2.578), translating to MSSIPPVYNLGDPKSFAFSTCRERWPKIMKRAKADVISHIEKSNDKELKEQGEIIARDIDTIIASFHGNAPIKRFSSKDVSLIPSLQSYNDELDTLDSQPSWLNGPWLFTECYLYRLLDLKIKQHSKWFEFDVFEDLKRSTFKSSQSGIYELAIRSKCLSEELKRTSEPDIEKLKILFEEFIDISLWGNATDLSLLANATLEDIQSRQGKEARAKSAKNIIDNDLPEAWERLLSVPFEQRRIDIVLDNAGFEFYTDLGLTLFLLDSKLVNNVTFHCKTRPWMVSDTMVKDFDLWIQDMKNTEWFPDHREELDYFVDSIISYYKCGKFHLTDSEFWTSALDYWRLSPEETKYGGAQLYEYFQDSTIVIIKGDLNYRKLTGDREWPKTTPFKTALNSLAHSNIHILALRTCKADVCVGLPDGLEEELVENWKKAGNEVGELWCSSGKWAVISYSPGN from the coding sequence ATGAGTTCAATTCCACCCGTATACAACCTAGGGGATCCAAAATCTTTTGCGTTCTCTACCTGTAGAGAAAGATGGCCGAAAATCATGAAACGAGCAAAGGCTGATGTTATCTCCCATATAGAGAAGTCCAATGAtaaagaattgaaggagCAAGGTGAAATCATTGCCAGGGATATCGACACGATCATTGCTAGCTTTCACGGCAATGCACCAATTAAACGCTTCTCGTCTAAAGATGTTTCACTGATTCCAAGTTTGCAATCTTACAACGATGAATTGGATACACTTGATTCGCAACCATCTTGGTTGAATGGTCCATGGTTATTCACTGAATGTTATTTGTATAGATTGctagatttgaaaataaagcaaCATAGCAAGTGGTTTGAATTCGACGTTTTcgaagatttgaagagaagcactttcaaatcttcacAATCCGGTATTTACGAACTTGCAATAAGATCTAAATGTTTGAGTGAAGAGTTGAAGAGAACTTCTGAACCGGacattgagaaattgaagattttatTTGAGGAATTTATTGACATTTCATTATGGGGTAATGCCACTGATTTGTCGTTGTTAGCAAATGCCACTCTAGAGGATATTCAATCTAGACAAGGAAAGGAAGCCCGGGCCAAATCTGCAAAGAACATTATTGACAACGACCTTCCTGAAGCGTGGGAGAGACTTCTTTCAGTTCCATTTGagcaaagaagaattgataTCGTCTTGGATAATGCAGGTTTTGAGTTTTATACAGATTTGGGATTGACTCTTTTCCTTCTAGATTCAAAGCTCGTAAACAACGTTACTTTCCATTGTAAGACAAGACCATGGATGGTTAGTGATACAATGGTTAAAGATTTCGATCTTTGGATACAAGACATGAAAAACACTGAATGGTTTCCGGACCATCGTGAAGAACTCGATTACTTTGTGGATTCTATCATTTCTTATTATAAGTGCGGTAAGTTCCACTTGACCGATTCCGAATTTTGGACCTCTGCATTAGATTATTGGAGACTATCCCCAGAGGAAACTAAATACGGAGGTGCTCAGTTGTACGAATACTTTCAAGATTCTACTATAGTTATCATCAAGGGTGACTTGAACTATAGAAAATTAACAGGTGACAGAGAATGGCCTAAAACCACACCATTTAAAACAGCACTTAACTCTCTAGCACATTCCAACATCCATATTCTGGCATTGAGAACCTGCAAGGCTGATGTTTGTGTTGGATTACCGGATGGGctagaagaagaactagttgaaaactggaaaaaaGCTGGTAACGAAGTAGGTGAATTATGGTGCTCTTCTGGTAAATGGGCTGTTATTTCTTATAGTCCAGGTAATTGA
- a CDS encoding uncharacterized protein (PKUD0D05090; similar to Saccharomyces cerevisiae YKL059C (MPE1); ancestral locus Anc_2.579) encodes MAVIYYRFRSQKPDHIATIKFDGTGLTVFELKRDIIMANNLLNSADVDIILYSSENIQDSNVFSSENDRELVDDNEVIPRSATVIVRRTNALKKGRGNVQRYVTGKPRLHLTSNSASINTNNYAIPAVGGTTGNGDEDDMIQKMFNAQDQQWSEQQSVLATATRVDTYRPPTNEPVPDYYICYKCGEKGKHNIKNCPKNNDPNWEGVRIRKTTGIPKSYLKTIEKPNENMGDVPPNGTTYMVNDEGKYVVAVADTKAWEQFQNIKKGEKLANTDDIDVEDGELKDPETGKLWKNPVRTPCCNKVYSRKYIEDKLIEDDFTCPNCKKEQIYLDTLTPDEELQKKITGYIEEKSKAKKEEGNSPKRQQLKPPGMTMPMMPMPNMMNMPALNMGMPPFMPFMNPYMNSNTPNPVANSMHSQQNSPGQQPK; translated from the coding sequence ATGGCTGTCATTTACTACAGATTTCGTTCACAAAAGCCCGACCACATTGCCACTATCAAATTTGACGGTACGGGGCTGACCGTTTTTGAGCTGAAGCGTGATATCATCATGGCAAATAATTTACTAAATTCAGCAGATGTTGATATTATATTGTATAGCTCTGAAAACATACAAGACTCAAACGTTTTCAGCTCCGAAAATGATAGAGAACTTGTCGATGATAATGAGGTTATACCACGTTCCGCTACTGTTATTGTTCGTAGAACGAATGCACTTAAAAAAGGAAGAGGTAATGTTCAACGGTATGTCACTGGTAAGCCTAGATTGCACCTCACTTCAAACTCGGCTAGTATCAATACTAATAATTACGCAATACCAGCTGTAGGCGGCACAACTGGTAATGGTGATGAGGACGACATGATCCAAAAGATGTTTAATGCCCAGGATCAACAGTGGTCCGAGCAGCAGAGCGTGTTAGCAACAGCAACTAGGGTAGATACGTATAGGCCTCCAACTAATGAACCTGTTCCAGATTATTACATTTGTTACAAGTGTGGTGAAAAAGGTAAACACAATATCAAGAATTGTCCTAAAAACAACGATCCAAACTGGGAAGGCGTTCGTATCAGGAAAACGACTGGTATCCCAAAAAGTTACTTGAAGACTATTGAAAAACCAAACGAAAATATGGGAGATGTACCGCCAAATGGTACCACATACATGGTCAATGATGAAGGTAAGTACGtggttgctgttgctgaCACTAAGGCATGGGagcaatttcaaaatattaaaaAGGGAGAAAAACTAGCCAACACcgatgatattgatgtaGAAGATGGCGAATTGAAAGACCCTGAAACAGGGAAGCTATGGAAGAATCCAGTACGAACACCATGCTGCAATAAAGTATATTCAAGAAAGTACATTGAGGACAAACTTATTGAAGACGATTTTACATGTCCAAACTGTAAGAAAGAACAGATATATTTGGATACTTTAACACCAGATGAAGAGctacagaaaaaaattacagGATACATTGAAGAGAAGTCTAAggcaaagaaagaagaggGTAACTCGCCCAAGAGGCAACAGCTCAAACCACCAGGAATGACAATGCCGATGATGCCAATGCCAAATATGATGAATATGCCTGCTTTAAACATGGGCATGCCTCCTTTCATGCCATTCATGAATCCTTACATGAATTCGAACACGCCAAACCCAGTAGCAAACAGTATGCATTCACAGCAAAATAGCCCGGGGCAACAGCCAAAGTAA
- a CDS encoding uncharacterized protein (PKUD0D05100; similar to Saccharomyces cerevisiae YKL058W (TOA2); ancestral locus Anc_2.580): MFSGVCCFTSKLHKLSYRDYLWTRTYIMNGPSYYEFYRRSTVGATLADALDTLIVDQRIQPQLAMKVLENFDRVTSERLRTDVKAKMSFKGHLSTYRFCDDVWTFVIKDVVMKLDGGESIDVGKFKIVACNSKKSGE, encoded by the exons atgTTTTCAGGAGTGTGTTGTTTCACTTCTAAGTTGCACAAGCTCTCCTATAGAGATTACCTTTGGACAAGAACATACATTATGAACGGGCCTTCATATTACGAGTTCTATAGAAGGAGCAC tGTTGGTGCAACTTTAGCAGATGCGCTTGATACACTGATTGTGGACCAGCGTATCCAACCTCAACTTGCAATGAAAGTATTGGAAAACTTTGATAGAGTCACATCCGAACGTCTCCGTACAGATGTCAAGGCAAAGATGTCATTCAAAGGTCATTTGAGCACATACAGATTCTGTGATGACGTATGGACCTTTGTTATTAAAGATGTTGTTATGAAATTAGATGGAGGAGAGTCCATAGATGTTGGAAAGTTCAAGATAGTTGCTTGTAACAGCAAGAAATCAGGAGAATAG
- a CDS encoding uncharacterized protein (PKUD0D05110; similar to Saccharomyces cerevisiae YNR026C (SEC12) and YCR067C (SED4); ancestral locus Anc_6.333): MKLNNWSLNLGYPVYGAAFVNDHTVIVAGGGGDGNNGIPNKMTAILIQPGNEKKPIKRYRELTLNDNEDSVMSLDVGNGTILTGINESSPMMAKGVNKHLRKFKFENEHLKFVESVQIHPNTNSTIYQKLTAVSQDGSVGVIVMSDIPSSIYIVESVGDLEEKFKIVTDGDVKDITISQDGKLMCYITSNVFEVISLITGRSVFKTKLQFLMSKVRFLNNNEVIISGSKNKDAFIAKFSISSSKVIQQKVIMKSMKGITSMDVNVNNNLTVLATSNYSLLLVRTSDFKVVKILNKVHEFAITKVVFSENGKYIASCSAANTVNIVEVPDNFAASKSLLSTIFQYIVSIIFVVLLGIGTQYLYEHGYINVAVNKTIELYEAYKPQDSSSYFTVEPIQSFDSSTTAESTTPHESLATSSALTSLERLTSSSCLANTATLSLDYTSSVTQLTSSVRLADLTVSNDIVSDFTTVTPLTAKSSQSFHNNVLNASLSASDIGITSNTVSSITVSHYGVVTEERVDNDRENIDSKSAVSSFEQQPLVYNSPNGIHTSDVASGRSYMTTTSERSLLAATNASVEPITKEVTKEITSVLIQTETSTATETAIFTSVEKITSVETSVETSFSITTSVVVQYVTKEVIVTTTDVSTTMKEPTLKGSSSSSEIATEESAVSESNVGNTTTVTTTAPTSFESVPGTSRSITLSAQPVDLVEESEMVKAVVESSLHQVGSVKTTDVGIQVEPHIETFDDKDQASLREKEINYEELGSKLLGSTGARHKEDAVTTTFSTEPTVSLQIEPAKEIYDNPKEAILKEEERILEELLSEKKLPTSQVSIQIEPSSEVYTDPSSGVIAEASKITREILEKIANSTEAATVKEADSGDGILKAAGVEVTAVTDSDLVKDEL; this comes from the coding sequence ATGAAACTGAACAACTGGAGCCTCAATCTTGGGTACCCAGTGTATGGGGCGGCTTTTGTGAACGACCATACTGTGATTGTTGCAGGTGGTGGTGGAGATGGCAATAATGGTATCCCAAATAAAATGACGGCAATATTGATTCAACCAGGGAACGAAAAGAAGCCGATTAAAAGATACAGGGAATTGACCCTGAATGACAATGAAGATTCAGTAATGTCTTTAGATGTTGGAAATGGTACCATTCTGACCGGTATTAATGAAAGCTCGCCAATGATGGCAAAGGGCGTCAATAAGCACCTACGGAagttcaaatttgaaaacgaacatttgaagtttgtaGAAAGTGTGCAAATCCATCCAAATACAAACTCTACCATCTATCAAAAATTAACAGCGGTATCGCAAGATGGATCGGTCGGGGTTATTGTGATGAGCGACATTCCTTCTTCTATTTATATTGTTGAATCAGTTGGCGATTTGGAGGAGAAATTTAAGATTGTGACTGACGGTGACGTAAAGGACATCACCATCTCCCAAGATGGTAAATTGATGTGCTATATCACGTCCAATGTTTTTGAAgtcatttctttgattaCTGGAAGATCAGTTTTCAAGACGAAATTACAATTTTTGATGTCGAAGGTAAGatttttgaacaacaacGAAGTTATAATCAGTGGATCAAAGAATAAAGACGCCTTTATTgcaaaattttcaatttccagCTCTAAGGTTATTCAACAAAAGGTTATCATGAAAAGTATGAAAGGTATTACTTCGATGGACGTCAATGTCAATAATAACTTGACAGTTTTAGCCACGTCCAATTATTCCTTGTTGTTAGTGAGAACATCTGATTTTAAAGTTGTTAAAATCTTGAACAAGGTTCATGAATTTGCAATAACAAAAGTGGTATTCTCTGAAAACGGCAAATACATTGCATCATGTTCTGCAGCTAATACTGTAAATATTGTTGAGGTTCCTGATAATTTTGCTGCTTCAAAGTCTTTACTCTCTACTATTTTCCAATATATtgtttcaataatattTGTTGTGTTACTTGGTATCGGCACTCAATATTTATATGAACATGGATACATTAATGTGGCTGTCAATAAAACCATTGAGCTATATGAAGCATACAAGCCGCAGGACTCTTCAAGTTATTTTACTGTAGAGCCTATCCAATCGTTTGATAGCTCAACAACCGCCGAATCAACTACCCCGCATGAAAGTTTGGCCACCTCTAGTGCACTTACATCTCTTGAAAGATTAACCAGTTCCTCTTGCTTGGCAAATACTGCTACTCTTTCACTTGATTATACCAGCTCTGTCACGCAACTAACTTCTTCTGTTCGCTTAGCAGATTTGACAGTTAGCAATGATATCGTGTCAGATTTTACAACGGTGACCCCTTTAACGGCAAAGTCCTCTCAAAGTTTCCATAACAACGTCTTGAATGCATCTTTATCGGCTTCAGACATTGGTATCACATCAAATACGGTGTCTAGTATAACTGTCAGTCATTACGGGGTGGTTACAGAAGAGAGAGTGGACAATGATCGGGAAAACATTGATTCTAAATCAGCAGTGTCGAGTTTTGAGCAGCAACCCTTAGTATATAATTCTCCAAATGGAATCCATACATCAGACGTAGCTTCGGGAAGATCATATATGACGACAACATCAGAAAGGTCTTTGTTAGCAGCAACTAATGCTTCTGTGGAACCGATCACCAAAGAAGTAACCAAAGAAATTACCTCAGTTTTAATTCAAACAGAAACGTCAACTGCCACTGAGACGGCAATATTTACTTCTGTAGAGAAGATCACATCTGTGGAAACAAGTGTTGAGACATCTTTCAGCATAACCACTTCAGTTGTTGTCCAATACGTCACTAAGGAAGTAATAGTTACAACTACAGATGTTTCAACTACCATGAAAGAACCTACTCTAAAAGGATCCAGTTCATCTTCTGAAATTGCGACTGAAGAAAGTGCAGTTTCTGAGTCAAATGTCGGTAATACCACCACCGTAACTACTACTGCTCCTACCTCTTTTGAATCTGTCCCTGGGACTTCAAGGTCTATTACCTTATCTGCACAACCAGTTGACTTAGTTGAAGAGTCAGAAATGGTTAAAGCAGTTGTCGAAAGTTCGCTCCATCAAGTCGGCAGTGTGAAAACTACAGATGTTGGTATTCAGGTTGAACCACACATAGAAACTTTTGATGACAAAGACCAGGCAAGTTTACgtgaaaaagaaataaactATGAAGAATTGGGATCCAAACTATTAGGTTCAACGGGAGCTAGACATAAGGAGGATGCAGTAACAACTACATTTTCGACAGAGCCCACAGTGTCCCTTCAAATTGAACCAGCTAAGGAAATATACGACAACCCCAAGGAGGCAATACTgaaggaggaggaaagaATCCTTGAAGAATTGCtatctgaaaaaaaattaccaaCATCCCAAGTATCTATCCAGATCGAACCATCGAGTGAAGTATATACAGATCCTTCAAGCGGGGTTATTGCTGAAGCTTCCAAAATCACTAGAGAGATCTTAGAAAAGATTGCAAATAGCACAGAAGCCGCTACGGTTAAAGAAGCTGATTCAGGGGATGGTATTTTGAAAGCGGCTGGCGTCGAGGTCACTGCTGTAACCGATTCGGATCTTGTAAAAGACGAGTTGTAA